A region of Plantactinospora sp. BC1 DNA encodes the following proteins:
- a CDS encoding polysaccharide lyase family 1 protein yields the protein MTSPRTRAGTTVPAGRRWRRPAAVGLAVALAATLNHGAGTAQAASRTDTRDVTARAAPPGPPPTSSTAGISGPTVLVPAGPADGFASVDALGQNGTTGGAGGPVVTVNSTAAFLDHIARPGPYVIQVAGTITLPTGDSDGMHDVTSDKTIVGIGANATLRGGGLNIGLPVNDDTTAPPADAVHNVIIRNLHLTGATDDLLNVQMFSHHIWIDHNEFSNGDDGAVDIKRGSDYVTVSWNHFHDHDKTLLLSHDEDAGAQDIGRLRVTYHHNWFNASDQRHPRVRFSAMTHVYNNYYYENSYGVASTYDAAVLVEENYFYSVNNPGRVEFSGDLGRIVERGNILVDCNHPIETRGTVPEPSGFYRYQADDAAAVPTIVPAGAGVGKLG from the coding sequence GTGACCTCACCGCGCACCAGGGCCGGCACCACCGTCCCGGCCGGTCGCCGCTGGCGGCGACCCGCCGCCGTCGGCCTCGCCGTCGCGCTGGCCGCCACCCTCAACCACGGCGCCGGCACCGCCCAGGCCGCCAGCCGCACCGACACCCGCGACGTCACCGCCCGGGCCGCCCCGCCCGGGCCGCCCCCGACCTCGTCGACGGCCGGCATCTCCGGCCCGACCGTGCTGGTGCCGGCGGGCCCGGCGGACGGCTTCGCCAGCGTCGACGCGCTCGGCCAGAACGGCACCACCGGCGGCGCCGGTGGACCGGTCGTCACCGTGAACAGCACCGCCGCGTTCCTCGACCACATCGCCCGACCCGGCCCGTACGTCATCCAGGTCGCCGGCACCATCACCCTGCCGACCGGCGACAGCGACGGCATGCACGACGTCACCTCGGACAAGACGATCGTGGGCATCGGGGCGAACGCCACCCTGCGCGGCGGCGGCCTCAACATCGGCCTGCCGGTGAACGACGACACCACCGCACCGCCGGCCGACGCGGTACACAACGTGATCATCCGGAACCTGCACCTCACCGGGGCCACCGACGACCTGCTCAACGTGCAGATGTTCTCGCACCACATCTGGATCGACCACAACGAGTTCTCCAACGGCGACGACGGCGCGGTCGACATCAAACGCGGCTCGGACTACGTCACCGTCTCGTGGAACCACTTCCACGACCACGACAAGACCCTGCTGCTCTCGCACGACGAGGACGCCGGCGCCCAGGACATCGGGCGGCTGCGGGTCACCTACCACCACAACTGGTTCAACGCCTCCGACCAACGGCACCCCCGGGTGCGCTTCTCGGCCATGACGCACGTCTACAACAACTACTACTACGAGAACAGCTACGGGGTGGCCTCCACCTACGACGCCGCCGTGCTGGTCGAGGAGAACTACTTCTACAGCGTCAACAACCCCGGCCGGGTCGAGTTCAGCGGCGACCTGGGCCGGATCGTCGAACGCGGCAACATCCTGGTCGACTGCAACCACCCGATCGAGACCCGGGGCACGGTACCCGAGCCGAGCGGCTTCTACCGCTACCAGGCCGACGACGCGGCCGCCGTCCCGACCATCGTCCCGGCCGGTGCCGGGGTGGGAAAGCTGGGCTGA
- a CDS encoding polysaccharide lyase family 1 protein, giving the protein MTENLLVRRAARRPVAVALAGTLAVTLTAVMVAGTGPARAVPPSTGALPSAVGQPDGFASVDALGQNGTTGGVGGPVVTATNADDFLEYIDTVGPMTIRVQGTIRISSKQGVRPNKTIIGVGSNATIDGGGLDFYRSYNVIVQNLNFTNAEDDAVNVGQESHHIWIDHNRFTGAVDGSVDVVRGADYVTVSWNHFDHADKSMLISHSDGAASTDVGHLKVSIHHNFFDNSRQRHPRVRFGEPVHVYNNYFLGNELYGVASTENAGVLVEGNYFENVPYPLHSASGYADSGPGRAVQRNNIFVNSGVPETAGSVVEPRTYYAYQLDPPAGVPASVRAGAGTGRISG; this is encoded by the coding sequence ATGACCGAGAACCTCCTGGTACGCCGAGCGGCCCGGCGCCCCGTCGCCGTCGCCCTCGCCGGGACGCTGGCCGTGACCCTGACCGCCGTGATGGTCGCCGGCACCGGCCCGGCTCGGGCGGTACCGCCGTCGACCGGCGCGCTGCCGAGCGCGGTCGGGCAGCCGGACGGCTTCGCCAGCGTCGACGCGCTCGGCCAGAACGGCACCACCGGCGGGGTCGGCGGACCGGTGGTCACCGCCACCAACGCCGACGACTTCCTGGAGTACATCGACACGGTCGGGCCGATGACGATCCGGGTACAGGGCACCATCCGGATCAGCAGCAAGCAGGGCGTACGGCCGAACAAGACGATCATCGGCGTCGGGTCCAACGCCACCATCGACGGCGGCGGGCTGGACTTCTACCGGTCGTACAACGTGATCGTGCAGAACCTCAACTTCACCAACGCCGAGGACGACGCGGTCAACGTCGGGCAGGAGTCGCACCACATCTGGATCGACCACAACCGGTTCACCGGCGCGGTGGACGGCTCGGTCGACGTCGTTCGGGGCGCCGACTACGTCACCGTCTCCTGGAACCACTTCGACCACGCCGACAAGAGCATGCTGATCAGCCACTCCGACGGGGCCGCCTCGACCGACGTCGGGCACCTCAAGGTCAGCATCCACCACAACTTCTTCGACAACAGCCGGCAGCGGCACCCCCGGGTCCGGTTCGGCGAGCCGGTGCACGTCTACAACAACTACTTCCTCGGCAACGAGCTCTACGGGGTCGCCTCGACCGAGAACGCCGGGGTACTCGTCGAGGGGAACTACTTCGAGAACGTGCCGTACCCGCTCCACTCGGCCAGCGGCTACGCCGACAGTGGACCCGGCCGGGCGGTACAGCGGAACAACATCTTCGTGAACTCCGGCGTACCGGAGACGGCGGGTTCGGTGGTCGAGCCGCGGACGTACTACGCGTACCAGCTCGATCCGCCCGCCGGGGTGCCGGCCTCGGTCCGGGCCGGCGCCGGTACCGGAAGGATCTCCGGCTGA
- a CDS encoding nucleoside-diphosphate kinase yields MATPGAQQIPAFLSTLPEKRSLYAVDTYFRESFEDLLAVGGGRIEEFCHDHALLLLKPDAVVSRRLGPVLRWVLAYGFSIVWAATVTIDRHGVRALWQYGLNAASRDRRDAADLYVTACECLLLLLALPGRPEPASLVLSTAKGPADPVRCRPGQLRYDVGSFNYQLNLVHAADEPADLLRELAVLCNHETRAGLYRRTLCGSAGPAPDGRSEAFALADRLEAATPQVDLELDRTLGELADVAEARRRGGSGTSAGELVSLIERIRARCSRDWRAVVRLAESSGVPVSRWQRIVLATHLLDPYVPGATSLLPDSSTTAADP; encoded by the coding sequence ATGGCCACCCCCGGCGCCCAGCAGATCCCCGCCTTCCTGTCGACGCTTCCGGAAAAGCGGTCGCTCTACGCGGTCGACACGTACTTCCGGGAGAGCTTCGAAGACCTGCTCGCCGTCGGTGGTGGCCGCATCGAGGAGTTCTGCCACGACCACGCACTCCTGCTGCTGAAACCGGACGCCGTGGTCAGCCGCCGGCTCGGCCCGGTGCTGCGCTGGGTGCTGGCGTACGGTTTCAGCATCGTCTGGGCCGCGACGGTGACGATCGACCGGCACGGCGTACGGGCGCTGTGGCAGTACGGCCTGAACGCCGCCAGCCGGGACCGGCGAGACGCCGCCGACCTCTACGTCACGGCCTGCGAGTGCCTGCTCCTGCTGCTCGCCCTGCCCGGCCGTCCCGAACCGGCCTCGCTGGTGCTCAGCACCGCCAAGGGGCCGGCCGACCCGGTCCGGTGCCGTCCCGGGCAGCTCCGCTACGACGTCGGCAGCTTCAACTACCAGCTCAACCTGGTGCACGCCGCCGACGAGCCGGCCGACCTGCTCCGGGAACTCGCCGTGCTCTGCAACCACGAGACCCGGGCCGGCCTCTACCGGCGCACGCTGTGTGGATCGGCGGGGCCCGCCCCGGACGGTCGGTCCGAGGCGTTCGCCCTGGCCGACCGGCTGGAGGCGGCCACCCCGCAGGTCGACCTGGAACTGGACCGGACCCTCGGCGAGCTGGCCGACGTCGCCGAGGCCCGCCGACGCGGCGGCTCCGGCACGTCGGCCGGCGAACTCGTGTCGCTGATAGAGCGGATCCGGGCCCGCTGCTCCCGGGACTGGCGGGCGGTGGTGCGGCTGGCCGAGTCGAGCGGGGTACCGGTCAGCCGGTGGCAGCGGATCGTGCTCGCCACCCACCTGCTCGACCCGTACGTGCCCGGCGCCACCAGCCTGCTCCCGGACAGCTCCACCACCGCCGCCGACCCGTAG